A window of the Falco rusticolus isolate bFalRus1 chromosome 1, bFalRus1.pri, whole genome shotgun sequence genome harbors these coding sequences:
- the SGCB gene encoding beta-sarcoglycan — translation MATPAWPAALGGVPCAPPFIVATGTRLKRRPGAGCHGNAGRRASGPAGCAGAVPPQPAGGAAGSRVSRAGGKSRSRSAAERHPAGPGRRPPRAARGRPQAPARRRWRQQRRKMAAGASEQQSSNGPVKKSMREKAVERRNINKEHNSNFKAGYIPIDEDRLHKTGLRGRKGNLAICVIVLLFILAVINLIITLVIWAVIRIGPNGCDSMEFHESGLLRFKQVSDMGVIHPLYKSTVGGRRNEDLVITGNNQPIVFQQGTTKLSVEKDKTSITSDIGMEFVDPRTQNTLFSTDYETHEFHLPNGVKILNVQKASTERITSNATSDLNIKVDGRAIVRGNEGVFITGKTIEFRMGGNMELKAENSIILNGTVMVSPSRLPSSSYGEQFSNGNWLRFKLCMCADGTLFKVQVTGYNIGCQTSVNPCAATH, via the exons ATGGCAACGCCGGCCTGGCCCGCTGCTCTGGGCGGCGTTCCGTGCGCGCCGCCTTTTATAGTCGCGACTGGAACGCGATTGAAACGTAGGCCGGGCGCCGGGTGCCACGGCAACGCAGGCAGGCGCGCCTCGGGCCCGGCGGGGTGCGCGGGGGCAGTACCCCCTCAGCCGGCAGGTGGCGCCGCCGGGTCCCGCGTTTCGCGAGCCGGCGGCAAGAGCCGGTCTCGCAGCGCTGCGGAGCGGCACCCGGCtgggcccggccgccgccctCCCCGCGCCGCCAGAGGGCGCCCGCAGGCCCCTgcgcggcggcggtggcggcagCAGCGGAGGAAGATGGCGGCGGGCGCCTCCGAGCAG CAAAGTTCTAATGGCCCAGTGAAGAAGTCTATGCGGGAGAAGGCTGTGGAACGCAGGAACATTAATAAGGAGCACAACAGTAACTTTAAAGCAGGATACATTCCAATTGATGAAGACCGTCTCCATAAGACAGGGTTACGTGGCAGGAAAGGCAACTTGGCCATTTGTGTGATTgttcttctctttattttggcTGTCATCAATCTGATT ATTACACTAGTCATCTGGGCAGTAATTCGAATTGGTCCCAATGGCTGTGACAGTATGGAGTTCCATGAGAGTGGCTTGTTGCGGTTTAAGCAAGTTTCTGACATGGGTGTTATACATCCATTATATAAAAGCACGGTAGGAGGCAGACGTAATGAAGATTTGGTGATCACTGGAAATAATCAGCCT attGTATTTCAGCAAGGAACAACCAAGCTTAGTgtggaaaaagacaaaacttcTATTACCAGCGATATTGGCATGGAATTTGTTGACCCACGGACACAGAATACCTTGTTCAGTACAGACTATGAAACTCATGAGTTTCATCTGCCAAATGGAGTTAAAATATTGAATGTACAAAAGGCCTCTACAGAGAGG ATTACCAGCAATGCAACCAGTGATCTAAATATAAAGGTTGATGGCCGTGCTATTGTCCGTGGAAATGAAGGTGTTTTCATCACAGGCAAGACCATTGAGTTTCGAATGGGGGGGAACATGGAACTTAAAGCA GAAAACAGCATTATCCTGAACGGAACTGTGATGGTCAGCCCATCGCGACTGCCAAGCTCTTCCTACGGGGAGCAGTTTAGTAACGGGAACTGGCTGCGTTTCAAGCTCTGTATGTGTGCGGATGGGACGCTGTTCAAGGTTCAGGTGACAGGTTATAATATAGGTTGTCAGACTTCTGTCAATCCATGTGCAGCCACACACTAA
- the LRRC66 gene encoding LOW QUALITY PROTEIN: leucine-rich repeat-containing protein 66 (The sequence of the model RefSeq protein was modified relative to this genomic sequence to represent the inferred CDS: inserted 6 bases in 5 codons; deleted 7 bases in 4 codons; substituted 6 bases at 6 genomic stop codons), with amino-acid sequence MDNLHLSIIAVVLFFNLPGSVGTKSXQVVLHMHHHSECRRDGEFLLNCSFTRMXIITEDISQTAIMADFSYNNIKTFLCTGGKNEEWMLKHLNLSNNLISELSLTXLLNLPILEILGLGGNAIHTLTLDTPTPACGSKKYGKVNHLLPALKVLSVERNKLNMIPRGLGLLQSLQTVHMSSNDIWQIDVNDFQICSQLKDIDLQNKVTKIHPDAFRDLNKLQVMDLRGNALTTPLPQIVISLNFFQLEVDLSYNAWIFNCRLNAFKQSFSFLFDSSKKEXSISYNESANSTQKPLLYLSGFHLNCSNHVLLKRAVIPAGKTSVLNCNLDNTRGNGVTWXAPKGRISKGNSIPCMTLDKMNNLVIHNAEKTAEGLYLCIFNTAKKYLIYNTKVKERVSTLLVRKARDTNTVSRQGRTEQDLALAACLSVLXKLCAFCLGAFARPYLVSLXKFMCRSRFRGSEHTYSNQAFSGETLCRACSASKPTNAQHDLFICDENSSRNTRIFPGETSTLHENVISSSVHAQNTEEEYQKQSNNGISVNKNPVFSDIKTSTSSDENIDVDDNRLFSVRVNYKNSNEVTPRKLMTNDISLWKDSKYANNEDSEKSRFPPISRRLNASSXHHTDSSDLDLSFMGETGFPFFTIQTHTVAQDCRNSDINNSGLLQSEITKATPDLLKEEGIVXHNEPMSPTKYMPGRRSCDEQLGLNRNINITSDGGNYILPCSCKRDTNMENLSVYQXNSPPTKYDCKMERTNEKNASADIFSDSSSDEGTPFTMSNCSSLADSELEHPEVSNNLLFCQPSLEEANMNSGTGKFSTLPEPPKTAAELQHTGKNGDENSMYFETTIKLATASPYVDTCSDHISMSVTISSSSQEVSDKFHHFTNAESTVQSPISFSPQSTDFGNTLLSLHFPVHDTATENTPEEAERNHREGGTTLRRNTSTSEDKHFTFAPNDTGLSEIVKNTSLLHSSNESHLQSLPEHTAEKHFTVITEKDDSLPQGKQVNTTKACADKMERGFNEKSCDKYRELXDTSNCSLPEETQSCNLTADLLHLHSPGKTQSAFNTEDHFQLDQRDKDAYSFSVPQGFFNESTQCSSCSFPLKITENTMSKSTDSSKMEDDTTLTGLENSSPAVSLQNSSEKLDPKGQTNLRQDQFFVKKKRAFDGFANVLQSRRTNFNS; translated from the exons ATGGACAACCTTCACTTGAGTATTATAGCTGTGGtccttttctttaatcttcCTGGATCAGTGGGAACCAAGTCATAGCAGGTTGTTCTTCATATGCATCACCATTCAGAGTGCCGACGGGATGGGGAGTTCTTACTGAACTGTTCTTTTACCAGAA TCATTATTACAGAAGATATATCACAAACAGCAATAATGGCTGATTTTAGCTACAATAATATTAAAACTTTTCTGTGCACTggtggaaaaaatgaagaatggaTGCTAAAACACCTGAACCTCAGTAACAACCTGATTTCTGAGCTCTCCTTAAC CCTACTAAATTTACCCATTTTAGAAATTCTAGGCCTCGGTGGTAATGCCATCCACACCCTCACACTGGACACACCTACACCTGCATGTGGGTCTAAAAAGTATGGAAAAGTCAACCATCTTCTGCCTGCTTTGAAAGTATTATCAgttgaaagaaataaacttaACATGATTCCAAGAG GACTAGGCCTGCTGCAATCTTTACAAACTGTCCATATGTCATCCAATGACATATGGCAGATTGATGTGAATGATTTTCAAATCTGTTCACAGCTGAAGGACATTGACTTGCAAAACAAGGTAACTAAAATTCATCCGGATGCCTTCAGGGATCTCAACAAACTACAG GTCATGGACCTCCGTGGAAATGCTCTGACAACCCCTCTACCACAGATAGTAATCAGTTTGAACTTCTTTCAACTTGAAGTGGATTTGTCATACAATGCCTGGATATTTAACTGCAGACTAAATGCTTTCAAACAGTcatttagtttcctttttgACTCCTCAAAGAAAGAATAGAGTATTTCATACAATGAATCTGCCAACAGCACACAGAAACCTCTGCTGTATCTGTCAGGTTTCCATTTAAACTGCAGCAACCATGTTTTGCTCAAAAGGGCTGTAATCCCAGCAGGGAAGACATCAGTGCTAAACTGTAACTTGGACAACACAAGGG gtAATGGAGTCACTTGGTAGGCACCTAAAGGCAGAATTTCAAAAGGTAATAGCATTCCTTGCATGACACTGgataaaatgaataatttagTGATACACAATGCTGAGAAAACTGCTGAAGGGttatatttgtgtatttttaatacagcaaagaaatatCTCATCTACAATACAAAGGTGAAAGAAAGGGTTTCAACATTGTTGGTTAGAAAAGCCCGGGACACCAACACTGTTTCCAGACAAGGAAGAACAGAGCAAGACCTTGCACTGGCTGCCTGCCTCTCGGTGC AAAAGCTTTGTGCTTTTTGTCTGGGTGCTTTTGCTAGACCCTACCTTGTGAGCCTGTGAAAATTCATGTGCAGGAGC CGATTCAGGGGTTCAGAACACACTTATTCTAATCAAGCTTTTTCAGGTGAAACATTGTGCAGAGCATGCTCTGCAAGCAAACCAACAAATGCGCAGCACGATTTGTTCATTTGTGATGAGAATTCTTCAAGAAACACACGTATTTTTCCTGGGGAAACTTCTACTTTGCATGAAAATGTCATCAGTAGCAGTGTACACGCACAAAATACTGAAGAAGAGTAccagaaacaaagcaataaTGGGATCAGTGTGAATAAA AACCCAGTGTTTTCAGACATCAAAACTAGTACCAGCAGTGATGAAAATATAGATGTTGATGATAACAGACTATTTTCTGTAAGGGTAAATTACAAGAACAGCAATGAAGTAACACCAAGAAAATTAATGACTAATGACATTTCATTATGGAAAGattcaaaatatgcaaataatgAAGACTCAGAGAAGAGCAGGTTCCCTCCCATATCCAGGAGATTGAATGCTAGCA TGCATCACACCGACTCTTCAGATTTGGATTTATCCTTCATGGGGGAAACTGGCTTTCCATTTTTCACAATACAAACACATACAGTTGCACAAGATTGTAGGAACAGTGACATAAACAACTCTGGCCTGCTCCAGTCTGAAATCACAAAGGCTACACCAGat cttctgaaagaagaagGTATCGTTTAACATAATGAACCCATGAGCCCTACAAAATATATGCCTGGAAGGCGAAGCTGTGATGAACAACTGGGTCTAAACCGCAACATAAATATAACCAGCGATGGGGGAAATTATATTTTACCCTGTAGCTGCAAGAGAGATACAAATATGGAGAATTTAAGTGTCTACC ACAACTCTCCTCCTACAAAGTACGACTGTAAAATGGAAcgtacaaatgaaaaaaatgcttcagcagATATATTTAGTGATAGCTCTTCAGATGAAGGGACTCCATTCACAATGAGCAACTGTAGTTCTTTAGCAGACTCTGAACTGGAACACCCTGAAGTTAGCAACAACCTGCTGTTCTGTCAACCTTCACTAGAGGAAGCCAATATGAACAGTGGAACTGGGAAGTTCTCAACACTGCCAGAGCCCCCaaaaactgctgctgaactTCAGCATACTGGGAAAAATGGGGATGAGAACAGCATGTATTTCGAAACCACTATTAAGCTTGCAACAGCATCACCTTACGTTGATACATGTAGTGACCACATAAGCATGTCAGTCACAATTAGTTCTTCAAGTCAAGAAGTTTCTGATAAGTTTCATCATTTTACTAATGCAGAGTCAACAGTACAAAGCCCTATCTCT TTCTCTCCCCAAAGTACAGATTTTGGTAACACGTTACTTTCGTTACATTTTCCCGTGCATGACACAGCCACAGAGAACACTCCTGAAGAGGCTGAAAGGAATCACCGTGAAGGGGGCACTACATTAAGAAGAAACACAAGTACATCTGAGGacaaacattttacttttgctCCTAATGATACCGGTTTGAGTGAAATTGTTAAAAACACATCACTACTGCATTCCAGCAATGAGTCACATCTCCAATCTCTGCCTGAacacacagctgaaaaacattttacagtcaTTACAGAGAAGGACGACTCGCTACCACAGGGGAAACAGGTGAACACAACTAAGGCTTGTGCAGATAAAATGGAAAGAGGTTTTAACGAGAAAAGCTGTGATAAATACAGGGAATTATAGGATACCAGCAACTGTAGTTTGCCCGAAGAAACCCAGTCTTGCAATCTGACAGCAGATTTGCTGCATCTTCACTCTCCTGGGAAAACACAATCAGCCTTCAACACAGAAGATCATTTCCAACTGGATCAGAGAGACAAGGATGCATATTCCTTCTCAGTCCCACAAGGATTTTTCAATGAAAGCACACAATGCAGTTCATGTTCATTCCCactaaaaattacagaaaatacaatgtCCAAAAGCACAGATTCCAGCAAGATGGAGGATGACACTACTTTGACAGGACTGGAGAACAGTTCTCCAGCTGTCAGTCTCCAAAATTCAAGTGAAAAACTCGATCCAAAAGGTCAGACCAATTTAAGACAGGACCagttttttgttaaaaagaaaagagcatttgATGGATTTGCTAATGTTTTGCAAAGCAGGAGAACAAACTTCAACAGCTGA